One stretch of Phycisphaerales bacterium DNA includes these proteins:
- a CDS encoding KpsF/GutQ family sugar-phosphate isomerase, with product MTDSTRPTKTTTSDCHVTESSFLAEVMRAEAEAVLQVAASLDPENPKSSDTIRQQWTTAIDLIDQCKGRVVISGMGKSGLIGAKISATFASLGLPSHVLHAAEAVHGDLGRLRRDDLAILLSYSGSTEEVVNLAAILRSDDIPRIGISANSNTKLAKLCSAHLPLGDIIEACPLNLAPTASTTAMLAVGDALALAASRRLNFNEDDFHKHHPGGMLGVGLRPIVDAIRFKVGENLPVIRDDMTVNEALIQARPESQTASSNPVKGRRSGALLLVEASGKLTGIFTDGDLRRLVIDSPAALEGPIRDVMTHAPAHLVVTDLVRDAVQLIRERRLDEIPVLDTDGRPVGLVDVQDLISLKVVNE from the coding sequence ATGACCGATTCCACTCGCCCAACCAAGACCACAACTTCAGACTGCCACGTCACTGAAAGCAGTTTCCTTGCTGAAGTCATGCGCGCGGAGGCTGAAGCAGTGCTTCAAGTTGCCGCGAGCCTCGATCCTGAAAACCCAAAATCTTCCGATACCATCCGTCAGCAGTGGACCACTGCTATTGACTTGATCGACCAATGCAAGGGTCGCGTTGTCATTTCTGGGATGGGAAAATCTGGGCTGATCGGCGCCAAGATTTCTGCCACCTTTGCAAGCCTTGGATTACCCTCCCATGTCCTGCATGCTGCAGAAGCGGTCCATGGTGATCTGGGGAGGCTTCGCCGCGACGATCTGGCCATCCTCCTGAGCTACTCAGGAAGCACTGAAGAAGTCGTCAATCTGGCTGCCATCTTACGCAGCGACGATATTCCCAGAATAGGTATCTCAGCAAACAGCAACACCAAACTGGCGAAGCTCTGTAGTGCCCACCTACCGCTTGGCGATATTATTGAAGCCTGCCCGCTGAACCTAGCCCCAACCGCCTCAACAACCGCTATGTTGGCCGTTGGTGACGCCCTGGCCTTGGCTGCCTCAAGAAGGCTCAACTTTAATGAAGATGATTTCCACAAACATCACCCGGGTGGCATGCTCGGCGTTGGACTACGACCAATCGTTGATGCGATACGCTTTAAAGTCGGCGAGAATCTGCCCGTTATTCGTGACGATATGACCGTCAACGAGGCATTGATTCAGGCTCGTCCTGAATCCCAAACAGCAAGCTCAAACCCTGTCAAAGGACGTCGCTCTGGTGCCCTGCTCTTAGTAGAGGCATCAGGCAAATTGACGGGCATTTTCACCGATGGTGATCTTCGTCGGCTCGTTATCGATTCACCAGCTGCTTTAGAAGGCCCCATCCGAGATGTCATGACCCATGCCCCCGCCCACCTTGTGGTCACAGATCTGGTTCGTGATGCCGTCCAACTCATTCGTGAAAGACGTCTTGATGAAATCCCGGTTCTTGACACTGATGGTCGGCCAGTCGGCCTTGTTGATGTCCAGGACCTTATCTCTTTGAAAGTTGTGAATGAGTAA
- a CDS encoding HNH endonuclease, whose product MTSLPVGLNQQVLVLNKAYAAIRVVSARRAFTLLAKHAAEIIALEGDRYINYDFATWTELSELQQLLEPEQHSWIRTPRLSIAIPNIVRLYRYDKFPSIRPTLNRRNIYARDHNLCQYCGIRFTTRELTLDHVVPRVQGGVHSWENLVCACVDCNRRKGGRTPQQARMRLVKTPREPSRPTAQSLRVAPRTYRSWRAFLNDAYWNVELND is encoded by the coding sequence TTGACAAGCCTCCCAGTCGGCCTCAATCAACAAGTTCTGGTTCTGAATAAGGCCTACGCTGCAATTCGCGTAGTCAGCGCTCGCCGGGCATTCACACTTTTAGCGAAACATGCCGCTGAGATCATTGCGCTTGAAGGTGACCGCTACATTAACTACGACTTCGCGACATGGACAGAGCTTTCAGAATTACAGCAACTCTTAGAGCCAGAGCAACACTCTTGGATCCGCACGCCTCGCTTGTCGATTGCAATTCCGAATATTGTCCGGCTTTATCGGTACGACAAGTTTCCGTCTATTCGCCCGACACTCAATCGCCGCAATATTTATGCGCGTGATCACAATCTCTGCCAATACTGCGGCATCCGGTTTACGACCCGTGAACTCACACTTGACCATGTGGTGCCTCGCGTTCAAGGCGGGGTTCATTCATGGGAAAATCTGGTCTGCGCGTGCGTTGACTGCAACCGACGCAAAGGTGGCCGAACGCCCCAACAAGCTAGGATGCGGCTCGTCAAAACACCAAGAGAACCAAGTCGCCCAACAGCACAATCGTTGCGCGTTGCTCCTCGCACCTACCGAAGCTGGCGTGCCTTCTTGAATGATGCTTATTGGAATGTGGAACTCAACGACTAA
- a CDS encoding PQQ-binding-like beta-propeller repeat protein — protein MLSISALLLPTIACQGRTKDSQRLGTQSTGLSKLERIALISPTTARELGYRIMWQMPGDGHELQQIRPDNDAIFLLDDKNYLTRINRKTGQRLWQKEVLEPATRVLGLNYVPSLGFVHVMTQGDIYVLNAGTGGVLRRDELVAIAATPGTTAGPFLLYGARSGRLVWYGAKVGYIWKSYRVSSHMHLKPQLHKGKVVAVGSGGVLMCLDAAKAIQLWSVKMLDEIAVPPAVTDTTIFAASLDQHLRAFDLQNGSVLWSKIFETPLRNPPIVIEGQLFITIPGLGLVSYDAQPVGKGVGKELWNSKDVSGNVIGQRGGNALVWDDQARVLTLVERAHGTVIDKFELPNITKLMMDELVNGTIYATNREGAVIRLSPRSE, from the coding sequence ATGCTCAGCATCAGTGCCCTATTGCTGCCGACAATCGCATGCCAAGGGCGAACAAAAGACAGCCAGAGGCTTGGGACCCAGTCCACAGGCCTCTCCAAGCTTGAACGCATTGCTTTGATCAGTCCGACCACCGCACGTGAGCTCGGCTATCGCATCATGTGGCAAATGCCCGGCGATGGACATGAGCTACAACAGATCAGACCTGACAATGATGCAATCTTCCTTTTGGATGATAAGAACTACTTAACCCGGATCAACCGTAAGACGGGCCAAAGACTATGGCAAAAGGAAGTCCTTGAACCAGCCACGCGGGTATTGGGACTGAACTACGTACCATCCCTTGGATTTGTCCATGTCATGACCCAAGGTGACATCTATGTCCTTAATGCTGGCACCGGAGGTGTCCTGAGGCGTGATGAGCTCGTTGCTATTGCAGCAACACCTGGAACAACGGCAGGCCCATTCCTTCTCTACGGTGCCCGAAGCGGCAGGTTGGTGTGGTACGGAGCTAAAGTTGGATACATCTGGAAGAGCTACCGAGTCTCTTCACATATGCATCTGAAACCACAACTGCATAAGGGCAAAGTCGTCGCGGTTGGTTCCGGCGGCGTGCTGATGTGCTTAGATGCAGCAAAAGCAATTCAACTGTGGTCGGTCAAAATGCTCGATGAGATTGCTGTTCCCCCAGCAGTTACAGACACCACGATCTTTGCGGCAAGTCTTGATCAACATCTCCGTGCCTTTGACCTCCAAAACGGTTCCGTGCTTTGGTCCAAGATCTTCGAGACACCTTTACGAAATCCACCAATCGTCATTGAAGGACAACTATTCATCACGATTCCTGGGCTCGGTTTAGTGAGTTACGACGCCCAGCCAGTCGGCAAAGGTGTGGGCAAAGAACTTTGGAATTCCAAGGACGTATCTGGAAACGTGATTGGCCAACGAGGCGGAAATGCCTTGGTCTGGGATGACCAAGCCCGTGTCCTCACACTCGTCGAGCGTGCCCATGGCACCGTCATTGACAAATTTGAGCTCCCTAATATTACAAAACTGATGATGGATGAACTGGTCAATGGCACGATCTATGCGACCAATCGCGAGGGTGCCGTGATCCGGCTTTCACCGCGATCCGAATAA
- a CDS encoding DUF1570 domain-containing protein: MRQLLENPSRKLLLLALMLATLILSQSITQAYSATASQDVQPKGNAAPLHRTLESKSQSYLKARQLLGETFRRYDTDRYILLSDADPDWTRQQGRYLERTYHQFHRFTKWLELQPLPLQHKLVCILFQNRASYQRFAATHDGISAPWIAGYFSPKHDWTAFYHIEASPSLSAAREQLSRMNTELRRLEAKAKDAAANNSADLTGLNERVALYRDHLKKQQLRVNVFATETSTATTIHEGVHQLMFHTRIQSPLRVYPLWISEGLAMNFETTTPNQAFGPQFDSPLRHEQFEEVLRNQELISLSKLIELEVHPPNEEKTMRTIYAQSYGLIAYLSRFHRPELRHYLESMRINAPIHLGSGQQRSIFIQCFGDPDKLEARWLRYEHARLAANGPTASSTTSH, from the coding sequence GTGAGGCAACTACTTGAAAATCCTTCCCGCAAGCTGCTCCTACTGGCCCTGATGCTGGCGACGCTGATTCTCAGCCAGAGCATCACCCAGGCCTATTCAGCCACTGCAAGCCAAGACGTACAGCCCAAGGGCAATGCGGCGCCCCTGCATCGTACGCTCGAATCGAAGTCACAAAGCTACCTGAAGGCAAGGCAACTTCTGGGAGAAACGTTTCGTCGATATGACACCGATCGATACATCCTGCTGTCCGATGCAGATCCTGACTGGACGCGCCAACAGGGCCGCTACCTTGAACGCACTTACCACCAGTTCCATCGATTCACAAAGTGGCTCGAGCTCCAGCCGCTACCACTTCAGCACAAATTAGTGTGCATTCTCTTCCAGAACCGTGCTTCATACCAGCGATTCGCTGCAACCCATGATGGCATCTCCGCTCCATGGATTGCCGGCTATTTCTCACCAAAGCATGACTGGACTGCATTTTACCACATCGAAGCAAGTCCCAGCCTGTCAGCAGCCCGCGAACAATTAAGCCGAATGAATACCGAGCTGCGTCGCTTAGAAGCCAAAGCCAAAGATGCTGCTGCAAACAACTCCGCTGATCTTACTGGGCTCAATGAGCGTGTCGCGTTGTATCGAGATCATCTCAAAAAACAACAGTTGCGTGTCAATGTATTTGCCACCGAGACAAGTACGGCCACCACCATTCATGAAGGTGTGCACCAGCTGATGTTTCATACACGAATTCAATCGCCACTGCGTGTCTATCCCCTATGGATCTCAGAAGGCCTGGCAATGAATTTCGAAACGACGACACCAAATCAGGCCTTTGGCCCACAGTTTGATTCACCACTTCGGCATGAACAATTCGAAGAAGTACTGCGAAATCAAGAGCTCATTTCTTTGTCCAAACTCATCGAGCTTGAAGTACACCCGCCGAATGAAGAAAAAACCATGCGTACAATCTATGCGCAGAGCTATGGACTGATTGCTTATCTGTCTCGCTTCCATCGACCAGAGCTACGCCACTATCTCGAGTCAATGCGTATCAACGCACCAATCCACTTGGGATCAGGTCAACAGCGTTCCATTTTTATTCAATGCTTTGGCGACCCAGATAAACTCGAAGCACGTTGGCTTCGCTATGAGCATGCACGGCTCGCTGCCAATGGACCGACCGCCTCTTCCACGACAAGCCATTGA
- the nuoB gene encoding NADH-quinone oxidoreductase subunit NuoB: MGLEAALPVDGLLTTQLNRVINWSRRSSVWPMPFATACCGIELMATASSRFDLARFGAEVFRFSPRQADLMIVAGRVAVKMLPVLQRIYVQMCEPKWVISMGACASTGGVFDTYAVVQGVDQFFPVDVYVPGCPPRPEMLIEGVMAIQRIIDQDNIPYDGDGRRLPLSLALEPNYKPSAQPLDVTIGAS; encoded by the coding sequence ATGGGTCTCGAAGCAGCACTACCGGTCGATGGATTGCTTACCACACAATTGAATCGGGTTATTAATTGGTCACGACGATCCAGCGTGTGGCCAATGCCGTTTGCCACAGCATGCTGTGGCATCGAGTTGATGGCCACCGCATCAAGTCGGTTTGACCTCGCTCGTTTTGGTGCTGAAGTCTTTCGCTTTAGTCCCCGCCAAGCAGATCTGATGATCGTTGCTGGTCGGGTTGCAGTAAAGATGCTCCCCGTATTGCAACGTATCTATGTGCAGATGTGTGAGCCAAAGTGGGTCATTTCAATGGGCGCTTGCGCCTCAACGGGTGGCGTGTTTGATACCTATGCGGTGGTGCAAGGCGTCGATCAGTTCTTCCCAGTTGATGTGTATGTGCCCGGTTGTCCGCCGCGACCGGAAATGCTGATCGAGGGTGTCATGGCCATTCAGCGAATTATTGATCAAGACAACATTCCCTACGATGGCGATGGTCGCCGGCTGCCGTTGTCATTGGCTTTAGAACCAAACTACAAGCCGTCGGCTCAGCCACTGGATGTCACGATCGGTGCCAGCTAG
- a CDS encoding segregation/condensation protein A, whose amino-acid sequence MVADGYRFELEAFNGPLDLLLELIRRAEVDIVEIPIAQIADQYIEIISHAEAIDMDQAGDFLVMAATLMEIKSRTIAPIAAADDLDGSGTGQSGDSSSSGITLDPRVALVQQLLDYQRFRSAAEQLVQQRDAFGKQASVRCLSNRSGAQEEEEDELNVELDDVHLLSLSEPYQRIISSIDFDRLGDHRIEIDDTPIEIFEADIMDHLSEANTSIELDHVFQGRAVQERIGLFLATLELVRTRRVHIDQEEPFGTIVLSVLEDVSRDEQTQVSIEPPVIGQ is encoded by the coding sequence ATGGTCGCAGATGGATATCGTTTTGAGCTTGAGGCATTCAATGGCCCCCTTGATTTGCTCTTGGAGTTGATTCGCCGGGCCGAGGTGGACATCGTTGAAATCCCGATTGCACAAATTGCGGACCAGTACATAGAGATTATCTCGCATGCCGAGGCCATTGATATGGATCAGGCGGGCGATTTCTTAGTCATGGCTGCGACGCTCATGGAGATCAAGAGTCGCACGATTGCGCCGATCGCTGCAGCAGACGATCTTGACGGTTCTGGTACAGGGCAAAGTGGTGATTCCAGTAGCAGCGGTATCACCCTCGATCCGCGTGTGGCATTGGTTCAGCAGCTATTGGACTACCAGCGTTTTCGAAGTGCGGCTGAACAGCTCGTTCAGCAGCGGGATGCATTTGGTAAGCAGGCATCCGTGCGATGCTTGTCGAATCGGTCAGGTGCTCAGGAAGAAGAAGAAGATGAGTTAAATGTTGAACTTGATGACGTTCATCTACTGAGTCTCTCAGAACCCTATCAACGGATTATCTCATCGATCGACTTTGATCGACTCGGTGACCATCGCATCGAAATTGATGACACGCCTATTGAGATCTTCGAAGCCGACATCATGGATCACTTGAGTGAGGCAAATACTTCGATTGAACTTGACCATGTCTTCCAGGGGAGGGCGGTGCAAGAGCGCATTGGGCTGTTTCTTGCAACGCTTGAGCTGGTCCGTACACGCCGGGTTCATATTGACCAAGAGGAACCTTTTGGGACCATTGTGCTGAGTGTGCTTGAGGACGTCTCTCGTGATGAGCAAACACAAGTAAGCATCGAGCCGCCAGTGATTGGACAGTAG
- a CDS encoding riboflavin synthase — MFTGLVQHIGEITAIQDTDDGRHLVIDSSGWDHVPGVGDSIAINGCCLTVTQSVDGSGQLHFDLTQQTAAFTTFGGAIAGGLVNLEAAVRAGDHLGGHLVQGHVDGVGEVVNITEDPARYAIEIKLADQWSDLCRSALVPFGSITIDGVSLTLTSVHEDGCEVVLIPITRKVTTLGQLNVGQSVNVEIDSVAKTVAQVVKNMKLS; from the coding sequence ATGTTTACTGGGCTGGTCCAGCATATCGGTGAAATAACCGCCATCCAAGATACTGATGATGGTCGCCATCTCGTGATCGATTCTTCTGGCTGGGATCATGTGCCAGGGGTGGGTGATTCCATCGCCATTAACGGATGTTGCCTGACCGTGACCCAGTCGGTGGATGGGTCTGGGCAGTTGCACTTCGATCTGACCCAGCAGACTGCCGCCTTCACCACCTTTGGGGGTGCGATCGCAGGTGGGTTGGTCAATCTGGAAGCAGCGGTTCGGGCTGGTGATCATCTTGGAGGGCACTTGGTCCAGGGCCATGTTGATGGGGTTGGTGAAGTTGTCAACATCACAGAGGATCCGGCACGATATGCCATTGAGATTAAGTTGGCCGATCAGTGGTCTGATCTGTGCAGATCAGCATTGGTCCCGTTTGGTTCAATCACGATAGACGGTGTTTCTTTGACACTGACCAGCGTCCATGAGGATGGTTGCGAGGTGGTACTCATACCTATCACTCGCAAGGTAACAACCCTCGGTCAGCTAAACGTTGGCCAAAGTGTTAACGTTGAGATAGACAGTGTTGCAAAGACTGTTGCCCAAGTGGTCAAGAATATGAAATTGAGCTAA
- a CDS encoding YhjD/YihY/BrkB family envelope integrity protein: MLKDQFHIVSSWLRRVLTRPQDELTLWQTRTRMGYNIARFGTRQLRQDRAGQMAAALSFRTLFGLLPVLVVTTLLIRAVAGKDSFLQYAQKLVEGLNLDDVSISSAASAEGGQPQQDLGSWLFGMIQSALDLNLTALTWVGIVVVIYAALSLMVTIEKSFNQICRAPGGRSWTRRIPAYWLVLTLSPVLLVSTLYLEGQLGVALTSTTSDSPGWIQLSRFVWDFFINSLVIFLAFKLIPNTHMRVRATIIGAMVTSFLILALKATLSVYLSNAVSFQQVYGSLGLIPLFMFWIYVMWLVILFGLQVTTTIQRIQGHDLAAIQPFEEGTAIIDPASILLIMGMIAEEFEEGSPVFVDQVSRQTGLPVKPVHQILDRLAMKGHLLRVKGKDACFSLARPPEQIAIKDLMDIGFEMVDGGRETAPVLQKFREAQLVIGAHLSLRQTMGNA, encoded by the coding sequence ATGCTGAAAGACCAGTTCCACATCGTATCGAGTTGGTTGCGTCGTGTGCTGACGCGCCCTCAAGACGAATTGACGCTCTGGCAGACGCGTACGCGTATGGGCTATAACATTGCTCGATTCGGTACGCGGCAGCTCCGGCAGGATCGCGCGGGGCAAATGGCTGCTGCATTGTCTTTCCGCACGCTTTTTGGGTTGCTGCCTGTCCTGGTGGTCACCACGCTTCTGATTCGGGCGGTGGCAGGAAAAGATAGCTTTTTGCAGTATGCCCAGAAACTGGTGGAGGGTTTGAACCTCGACGATGTTTCTATTTCGAGCGCGGCATCTGCCGAAGGGGGCCAACCCCAGCAGGACTTAGGTTCATGGTTGTTTGGGATGATTCAGTCTGCATTGGATTTAAATCTCACTGCACTGACATGGGTCGGCATTGTTGTGGTCATCTACGCAGCGCTTTCGCTCATGGTGACAATTGAGAAGAGCTTTAATCAGATTTGCCGGGCGCCAGGTGGCCGGTCTTGGACGCGTCGAATACCGGCCTATTGGTTAGTGCTCACACTCAGTCCGGTGCTTCTTGTTTCCACGCTGTATTTAGAGGGGCAGCTTGGCGTCGCATTGACCTCGACCACCTCTGATTCTCCCGGGTGGATCCAGTTGAGCCGTTTTGTCTGGGACTTCTTTATCAACTCGTTGGTTATATTTTTAGCATTTAAGCTCATTCCCAATACACATATGCGGGTCAGGGCGACCATTATTGGGGCGATGGTGACCTCATTTCTCATTCTGGCGCTGAAAGCCACCTTGAGCGTCTATCTCTCGAACGCGGTCTCATTCCAGCAGGTCTATGGCTCGCTGGGATTAATTCCATTGTTCATGTTCTGGATCTATGTGATGTGGTTGGTGATCTTGTTTGGTCTTCAGGTGACCACGACCATCCAGCGGATTCAGGGGCATGACCTGGCAGCGATTCAGCCTTTTGAGGAGGGGACCGCCATTATCGATCCCGCGTCAATTCTGCTGATCATGGGAATGATTGCAGAAGAATTTGAGGAGGGCTCTCCGGTATTTGTGGATCAGGTTTCACGGCAGACAGGTCTTCCGGTTAAGCCCGTGCACCAAATACTGGATCGATTGGCGATGAAGGGCCATCTGCTCCGAGTGAAGGGCAAAGATGCCTGCTTCTCGCTGGCACGGCCACCAGAGCAGATTGCAATCAAGGATCTCATGGATATCGGCTTTGAAATGGTCGATGGGGGCCGTGAAACAGCACCGGTGCTTCAGAAGTTCCGGGAAGCACAGCTCGTCATTGGTGCTCATTTATCTCTGAGGCAGACCATGGGTAATGCCTGA
- a CDS encoding pseudouridine synthase, producing the protein MPSNWREKKKPDADAIASEKKWASDQGPTHRPGPNQSSEDGIRLQKVMAQAGVGSRRHCEELITAGDVSVNGHIMKTLPIWVHPHRDHVAVNGRRINTPQSPVYIMLYKPRGIVSTTNDDEGRRCVTDLVRHKTRLYPVGRLDRESSGLLLLTNDGLLAARLTHPRHGVSKTYEVVVRGTLDEKAMDKIRKGVFLTSHRSTKSRRSRNSDSPSQSKRIDAKKTKPALIKFIKQSRDRAALRIQLREGKNRQIRRVLAQLGHPVQRLKRTKIGPLNLRDLRPGQWRELEPREIEQLHRSASLDLYGDR; encoded by the coding sequence GTGCCATCCAACTGGCGTGAAAAAAAGAAGCCTGACGCAGATGCGATCGCTTCAGAAAAGAAGTGGGCGTCAGATCAGGGGCCGACCCACAGGCCCGGCCCCAACCAATCAAGCGAAGATGGAATACGTCTTCAAAAAGTCATGGCGCAAGCGGGTGTCGGCTCACGTCGCCATTGTGAAGAACTTATTACAGCAGGTGATGTTTCCGTAAACGGACATATCATGAAGACCCTGCCAATCTGGGTACATCCTCACCGAGACCATGTTGCTGTTAATGGACGTCGCATTAACACACCACAATCACCTGTATACATCATGTTGTATAAACCACGCGGCATCGTCTCAACAACAAACGATGACGAAGGACGCCGATGTGTTACAGATCTTGTCCGTCATAAGACGCGACTGTATCCGGTCGGCCGACTTGATAGAGAATCCAGTGGTTTGCTTTTGCTCACAAATGATGGCCTGCTTGCCGCCAGACTGACGCACCCACGGCATGGTGTCAGTAAAACCTATGAGGTTGTTGTACGCGGCACACTTGATGAAAAAGCGATGGACAAAATTCGCAAAGGTGTTTTCCTGACTTCTCATCGATCAACGAAGTCACGAAGATCGAGAAACAGCGACTCTCCATCACAATCAAAGCGTATTGATGCCAAGAAAACAAAGCCTGCCCTGATCAAGTTCATCAAGCAGTCTCGTGATCGGGCAGCACTTCGAATACAGCTTCGTGAGGGCAAGAACAGGCAGATCCGCCGGGTACTCGCTCAGCTTGGACATCCTGTGCAACGCCTCAAACGCACAAAAATCGGCCCGCTCAACCTACGTGACTTACGTCCCGGCCAATGGCGTGAACTCGAACCAAGAGAAATTGAACAGCTGCACCGCTCTGCAAGCCTGGATCTCTACGGAGATCGATAG
- the purH gene encoding bifunctional phosphoribosylaminoimidazolecarboxamide formyltransferase/IMP cyclohydrolase, with the protein MNLVSIKRALISVSDKRDLIPFARALEEMGTQIISTGGTAKALKEAGIAVVPIEEVTGLPEMMDGRVKTLHPVIHGALLARRDEPSHMAALSELGGQPIDLVCVNLYPFEQTIMKDDILPSDAIEQIDIGGPTIVRSAAKNFDSVAVLTSPEQYDFVVNELTTNDGQTTLELRRKLAAAAFTRTAQYDTAISGWMSEISPKPMPDTLRLAYTLEQTLRYGENPHQKAALYIDSSAPEPGVVSAKSRHGKPLSYNNMLDASAALEVVRDLNSLNENTASATVVKHTNPCGAAIASDGPTAIEMAYNCDSLAAFGGIVAIDTVVDQEIATAMAAGNKFFEVIVAPEFTEDGFKILADRWSNVRLLSVGNMSYHGRRQLNCRSIPGGLLVQEHDTKTPRAENWQLAAGPEPTKQMVGDAEIAMIVTKHLKSNAIAIAHSGALLGAGPGQVDRVSACHLAISKAGDTLKSAAAPVAASDAFFPFADGPKILIDAGIKCIIQPGGSRRDDETIALCEKAGITLLMTGVRHFRH; encoded by the coding sequence ATGAACCTCGTCTCCATTAAACGCGCCCTTATCTCTGTCAGTGACAAACGAGACCTCATTCCTTTTGCACGCGCATTAGAAGAAATGGGCACACAGATTATTTCAACTGGAGGCACGGCCAAGGCGCTCAAAGAAGCTGGTATTGCAGTTGTGCCAATTGAAGAAGTCACCGGTCTTCCAGAGATGATGGATGGACGGGTCAAAACACTTCACCCCGTCATCCATGGCGCTTTGCTTGCAAGACGCGATGAACCGAGTCATATGGCGGCATTGAGTGAGCTGGGCGGGCAACCCATTGACCTCGTCTGCGTCAACCTCTATCCCTTTGAACAGACCATTATGAAGGATGACATTTTACCTTCTGACGCCATTGAACAAATTGATATTGGCGGGCCCACCATTGTTCGCTCAGCTGCAAAGAACTTTGATTCCGTGGCTGTTCTGACCAGTCCCGAGCAGTATGACTTTGTTGTCAATGAGCTCACCACGAATGATGGACAAACCACACTGGAGTTACGGCGAAAGTTAGCAGCGGCGGCGTTCACCAGAACAGCACAGTACGACACTGCCATCAGTGGCTGGATGAGTGAAATTTCTCCCAAGCCAATGCCTGACACACTGCGTCTTGCCTATACGCTTGAGCAAACCCTCCGGTACGGTGAGAACCCACACCAAAAAGCCGCTCTCTACATCGATTCTTCTGCCCCGGAACCGGGTGTTGTCTCTGCCAAAAGTCGACATGGCAAGCCACTGAGTTACAACAACATGCTTGATGCTTCAGCTGCTCTTGAAGTGGTTCGTGACCTTAACAGTCTCAATGAAAACACAGCATCAGCGACAGTGGTCAAACATACCAACCCATGTGGCGCCGCAATTGCAAGCGATGGCCCCACAGCCATCGAGATGGCCTATAACTGTGATTCACTTGCTGCCTTCGGTGGCATTGTTGCAATTGACACTGTTGTCGACCAAGAAATCGCGACAGCTATGGCTGCTGGAAACAAATTCTTTGAAGTCATTGTTGCACCAGAATTCACTGAAGATGGCTTCAAGATTCTTGCAGACCGATGGAGTAATGTACGACTGCTTTCGGTCGGAAACATGAGTTACCACGGTCGCCGTCAACTCAATTGCCGGTCTATTCCGGGTGGCCTCCTCGTACAGGAACATGACACCAAAACGCCACGGGCTGAAAACTGGCAATTAGCCGCAGGCCCAGAGCCAACCAAACAGATGGTCGGTGATGCGGAAATTGCGATGATTGTGACCAAGCATCTCAAATCAAATGCCATCGCCATTGCCCATAGCGGCGCCCTCTTGGGTGCCGGACCAGGCCAAGTCGATCGCGTTTCAGCGTGCCACTTAGCCATCTCTAAAGCTGGCGACACACTCAAGAGCGCCGCTGCACCGGTTGCAGCATCAGATGCTTTCTTTCCCTTCGCCGATGGTCCAAAGATTCTGATCGATGCAGGCATCAAGTGCATTATTCAACCAGGCGGTTCACGCCGCGACGATGAGACAATTGCCTTGTGCGAAAAAGCAGGCATCACCTTGCTGATGACTGGTGTGCGGCATTTCCGGCATTAA